In Electrophorus electricus isolate fEleEle1 chromosome 14, fEleEle1.pri, whole genome shotgun sequence, a single window of DNA contains:
- the six3b gene encoding homeobox protein SIX3b — MVFRSPLELYPSHLFLPNFADRPLLLAGSLPRARSPEDLPMFQLPTLNFTAEQVASVCETLEETGDIERLGRFLWSLPVAPGACDAINKHESIQRARAVVAYHTGSFRELYHILENHKFTKDSHGKLQAMWLEAHYQEAEKLRGRPLGPVDKYRVRKKFPLPRTIWDGEQKTHCFKERTRGLLREWYLQDPYPNPSKKRELAQATGLTPTQVGNWFKNRRQRDRAAAAKNRLQHHGLGQSGLRSISDSGCTPHSSAEPPSAAASPTTSVSSMIERVDAGTILSVTDSDSDFDV, encoded by the exons ATGGTTTTCAGATCTCCTTTAGAACTATATCCCTCTCATCTCTTCCTGCCGAACTTTGCGGATCGCCCTCTTCTTTTGGCGGGCAGCCTTCCCAGGGCGAGATCCCCGGAGGACTTACCCATGTTTCAGCTACCCACGCTCAACTTCACGGCAGAACAGGTAGCCAGCGTGTGCGAGACGCTGGAGGAGACAGGGGACATCGAGAGACTAGGTCGTTTCCTCTGGTCTCTGCCTGTAGCACCCGGAGCCTGCGATGCCATCAACAAACACGAATCAATACAGCGAGCCCGAGCAGTGGTCGCCTATCACACTGGAAGTTTCCGAGAATTATACCACATTCTGGAGAACCACAAGTTTACCAAGGACTCCCACGGAAAGCTCCAGGCGATGTGGTTAGAAGCACACTATCAAGAAGCAGAGAAGCTGCGAGGTCGTCCCCTCGGACCCGTTGATAAGTACAGAGTGCGTAAGAAGTTTCCTTTGCCACGGACCATCTGGGACGGTGAACAGAAGACCCACTGTTTCAAAGAACGAACTCGCGGCTTGCTCAGGGAGTGGTACCTTCAGGACCCCTACCCAAACCCCAGCAAGAAAAGGGAACTGGCGCAAGCCACTGGACTGACCCCCACGCAAGTGGGAAATTGGTTTAAAAACCGAAGGCAAAGAGACAGAGCAGCTGCGGCAAAAAACAG GCTCCAGCATCACGGTCTCGGGCAAAGCGGCCTCCGTTCTATTTCAGATTCGGGCTGTACCCCTCACAGCTCCGCTGAGCCTCCTTCCGCGGCCGCAAGCCCCACCACCAGCGTGTCTAGCATGATTGAGCGGGTTGACGCTGGCACCATTCTCTCCGTTACGGACAGTGATTCAGACTTCGACGTATGA
- the six2b gene encoding homeobox protein SIX2b, whose translation MSMPPTFGFTQEQVACVCEVLQQGGSIERLGRFLWSLPACEHLHKNESVLKAKAVVAFHRGNFRELYKVLESHQFSPHNHPKLQQLWLKAHYIEAEKLRGRPLGAVGKYRVRRKFPLPRTIWDGEETSYCFKEKSRCVLKEWYSHNPYPSPREKRELAEATGLTTTQVSNWFKNRRQRDRAAEAKERENEGTNQNGHNLLTSQMNENKSQCESSDDDKSPVGTPDHTSMSPAMLMPSSSGLPPLHSFAPPPGPSAIPVSGTDTHHLHQQRNHHHHLSMHDSLLNPMAASLVDLGS comes from the exons ATGTCTATGCCACCAACCTTTGGTTTCACGCAAGAGCAAGTTGCCTGTGTCTGTGAAGTCCTGCAACAAGGAGGGAGTATTGAACGCCTGGGACGTTTTCTGTGGTCCTTGCCTGCTTGCGAACACCTTCACAAGAACGAGAGTGTGCTCAAAGCAAAAGCAGTGGTCGCTTTTCATCGAGGCAACTTCAGGGAGCTTTATAAAGTACTAGAAAGTCACCAGTTTTCTCCGCACAACCATCCCAAGCTGCAACAGCTCTGGCTGAAAGCGCACTACATCGAGGCAGAAAAGCTCCGCGGTCGCCCTCTCGGCGCGGTTGGAAAGTATCGCGTCCGCAGAAAGTTTCCTCTGCCTCGTACCATatgggatggagaggagacaaGTTACTGCTTTAAAGAGAAGAGCCGCTGCGTACTCAAAGAGTGGTACTCTCACAACCCGTACCCTTCCccaagggaaaaaagagaattGGCCGAGGCTACAGGTCTTACAACCACGCAGGTTAGCAACTGGTTCAAGAACCGAAGACAGAGAGACCGCGCTGCAGAGGCAAAGGAAAG GGAAAATGAAGGCACAAATCAAAACGGGCACAACCTACTGACGTCTCAAATGAACGAAAACAAATCTCAGTGTGAAAGTTCGGACGACGACAAATCTCCAGTCGGGACCCCGGATCACACGTCCATGAGCCCTGCTATGCTCATGCCCTCCAGCTCGGGCCTGCCACCCCTCCACAGCTTTGCCCCTCCGCCGGGCCCCAGTGCAATACCTGTCAGTGGCACGGacacccaccacctccatcagCAGCgcaatcaccaccaccacctttcCATGCACGACAGCCTTCTCAACCCCATGGCGGCCAGCCTGGTGGATCTAGGCTCGTAA